The Clostridium beijerinckii genomic sequence CTACTCATAACTGCATTATCAAAATACACCTTCATAGCTCCAAATGAGCAGTTAAGATCAGCTTGTTCAAATTCATTTGTATTTATATATTTAATACAAGCTCCAAATGAATTTCTAAATATAATATTACCTTCATCTTCTATGTCAATTTTTTCAAATTTATAATCCTCATGAACATGACTATGATGAATCCAGTTAACATGTTTATGAAAAATCATGGAAAGGCCGATACTACCAAATAGTGCTGCCATAAGCACGGTCCAAGGGGTAATAGCTGTAATTCCTAATTGTCTAGCATAGATTATACAAATAAATGCAATTGGGAATAGAATACCTGAAAAGTTAAGATGAGGTATACTTTTTGCTATGATCACTACTAAGAAAACTGTTAATATTAAACTAAATGCATTTATATCTGGGAAGTATCCAAGTTTACTTATAACCATAAAGATACCTGCTAGTATAAATAAAATTCCCCAGAAGACTCTTTCTTTTTTCATCATTATTTCCTCTTTTCTAATAATTTAATTTTTAATGGCTTGTAATAATATCTTGAGACATACACCTGTTTGTGAGTATTTTGAAATTCAACTCTGCTTGATGATGATATACTTTTTGTTATGGAGTAAATATGATTTGTATTTAGTATTGTTGATTTTGAAACTCTCATAAAATATCCTGGCAATAATTCCTCGAGTTCATATAGCTTATACTTTACGTTATATATATTATTAATGGTATGTGCACAAATACCGCTTTCTTCAGTTTCAAAAAACAAAATTTCTTCCAGTGAAAGATAATACTCTGTTTCTCCTTTGTAAAAGGTTATATGCTTTTTTTGCGATAGCAGCTCACCAAGCACAATTTGAATATTTCTAACCTCTTCATTTAATTCATTACATTTAATAAT encodes the following:
- a CDS encoding LiaF transmembrane domain-containing protein, which codes for MKKERVFWGILFILAGIFMVISKLGYFPDINAFSLILTVFLVVIIAKSIPHLNFSGILFPIAFICIIYARQLGITAITPWTVLMAALFGSIGLSMIFHKHVNWIHHSHVHEDYKFEKIDIEDEGNIIFRNSFGACIKYINTNEFEQADLNCSFGAMKVYFDNAVMSSENAIVRVNASFSGVELYIPRTWKVDNKTNVFLGSVDEKNRNNERSTNTLTLVGDVSFSGVEIIYI
- a CDS encoding LytTR family DNA-binding domain-containing protein, with translation MKIRVELDNEIKENEVIIKCNELNEEVRNIQIVLGELLSQKKHITFYKGETEYYLSLEEILFFETEESGICAHTINNIYNVKYKLYELEELLPGYFMRVSKSTILNTNHIYSITKSISSSSRVEFQNTHKQVYVSRYYYKPLKIKLLEKRK